A window of the Streptomyces sp. NBC_01351 genome harbors these coding sequences:
- a CDS encoding RHS repeat domain-containing protein — protein sequence MRTSAAVLALVLPAMVLQTAPALAGEDLAPHKAPAPKSVPVTTPGATKLSKRTDVSKHVTAEKPVKLRTENLYVAAASSATTGGGAPSGSFAVTPLAASSTWNSGGSSGAFTWSYAMPAPAVDGALAPRLALGYSSQSVDGRTAATNNQPSWAGQGWNFAPGSIERRYKSCADDLGGNNGQTKTQDLCWGTDNATLSMDGAAGELIPVDAQGTTWRLKNDNGMRVQRLTGAANGDDNGESWIVTSQDGTQYHFGSRSATKSVYSAPVFGNNAGEPCNKPALADSSCAQAYKWNLDYVVDPHHNTMTYTYAPETNYYARNNNTASGTSYIRGGQLERIEYGTREGVAGTAPARVVFETAERTNPSGSLPDTPVQLNCAPGACTQTGPSFWTRKRLSRVVAQKWNGTAYTDVDSWTLRHSFPSNGDGTPPALWLDGVTHTGHVGGTLAMPEIVFDGVQMPNRVNETEGPLMNWWRIKSIRNEFGGTTTVTYSDKDCSAGSLPASPESNTRRCLPAVYERDGQPKLEYFHKYVVNKVVQNANLPGDLSTPAETSYEYVGAPAWHYDSEDGLVPASRKTWSQWRGYGKVRTIGGNAAEGARSLTETTYFRGMDGDKLPSGTRSVTVTDSEGTAVADAAALAGAVRERVTYNGVGGKEVFGTINDRWVSAPTATRTQSWGTQEARLSGVAKTRTRTSDAAGTVVRRTGTETTYDPAYGSVLKQLDQGDLSTTADDRCTRTEYVRNAGIWLVMLPSRVVTMAGACTDMPAGADVLADTRTYYDDATTLTASPTTGDPTRTETLSDWNGSTPVYVTTARTVFDAFGRPTSVSDALGRTTTTAYLTGPTRVKVTNPLGHTVTVEKDARGATTAETDANGKRTDAESDPLGRVRKVWLPGRTKGTDGPNSEFQYALNSGKASVITTRTLAPDGSYRTSYALVDGLARSRQTQAPTPAGGRTIADTVYDSRGQAVKTNAAYFNSAPAGSELVVAADSAVPSQTRATYDGVGRVTASALYSSAVKKWETLSGYDGFKVSVTPPAGGTATTTVRDARGLVTELDQYQAPAPTGPADITRYVYDRADRLTSVTTPAGRVFTTEYDVRGRKTRTTDPDRGAITFTYDDSGQLLSSTDAENRSLHYGHDDMGRKKTLREGARDGTLRASWLYDTLALGQLTSTTRQVGSAQYVLSTTGYDDGYRPTGTSVTIPATEGALAGTYPVTMTYTPTGQVATSSQPAVGGLPAEKLFHTHDTFGNPLRLEAQDGADTVRTTYVRNALYTPLGQTAQISLGALGRSVWLSSEYDQASGRLTRSVTDREVTGKTQGDARYTYDQAGNVTAISDQPGATTGVPADHQCFRNDYLARTTEAWTPSTATCGNPVAPAAGDPVKYWESFVYDKAGNRTGHTLRLGSGTTGQVLAYPAAGQPRPDLPGSVTTTNPDGTQRTDTYGYDQTGSSTSRPGQQLTWDAEGRLAKVTAGAATTEYVYDADGTRLLRKDPTGTTLYAGGMELRLSGGTVTGTRYYGHGDRIIAMRTGGGAPTWLSSDHHGTSTLAFASDTLAVTRRRSLPFGEERGPKVTWPDDHGFLGKSRDASTGLTHLDAREYDASLGRFVSGDPVLNTNDPQQLNGYAYSSNNPATLSDPSGLVPLDPDTGRPVNESHHDEDQMDYSRDYMRPPVATCTPGVGPYCSGPVARPVPAPVKREVQKPWWLGGGVGCDTAPPPPQISQMSPEDSKAFREKLAREEAERKALEAQKNGLNLQLCLGAGVQSFIARGAEGCMVMGTAGVVFTVAGKVGVGGARVGAGGSIGLNNAERPEDLGGTDYGVSAGGGFLGEVEVGATTNLEGGRAFTVGGGVGVGAGVSGTVSKTMWYVPKWLGGDGKWHT from the coding sequence ATGAGGACGAGTGCGGCGGTCCTGGCGCTCGTCCTGCCCGCGATGGTGCTGCAGACGGCCCCTGCGCTCGCGGGGGAGGACCTGGCACCGCACAAGGCGCCGGCGCCGAAGTCGGTGCCGGTCACCACGCCCGGTGCGACCAAGCTTTCCAAGCGCACGGACGTGTCCAAGCACGTCACCGCGGAGAAGCCCGTCAAGCTCCGTACCGAGAACCTCTACGTGGCGGCGGCATCGTCTGCTACGACGGGAGGTGGCGCACCGTCAGGAAGCTTTGCAGTCACGCCCCTAGCCGCTTCTTCAACCTGGAACTCCGGTGGTTCGTCAGGTGCCTTCACCTGGAGCTACGCCATGCCCGCCCCAGCCGTGGACGGCGCCCTCGCCCCGCGCCTGGCTCTCGGCTACTCCTCGCAGAGTGTCGACGGCCGCACCGCCGCCACCAACAACCAGCCCTCCTGGGCCGGTCAGGGCTGGAACTTCGCGCCCGGCAGCATCGAGCGCCGCTACAAGAGCTGCGCCGACGACCTTGGTGGCAACAACGGCCAGACCAAGACCCAGGACCTGTGCTGGGGCACCGACAACGCGACCCTGTCCATGGACGGCGCCGCAGGCGAGCTGATCCCCGTTGATGCCCAGGGCACCACCTGGCGGCTGAAGAACGACAACGGCATGCGCGTGCAGCGCCTGACCGGCGCGGCCAACGGCGACGACAACGGCGAATCCTGGATCGTCACCTCGCAGGACGGCACCCAATACCACTTCGGCTCCCGCTCTGCGACGAAGTCGGTCTACTCCGCACCGGTCTTCGGCAACAACGCGGGCGAACCCTGCAACAAGCCCGCGCTCGCGGACTCGTCCTGCGCGCAGGCCTACAAGTGGAACCTCGACTACGTCGTCGACCCGCACCACAACACGATGACGTACACCTACGCGCCCGAGACCAACTACTACGCGCGAAACAACAACACCGCCTCCGGCACCAGTTACATACGCGGGGGCCAGTTGGAGCGCATCGAATACGGCACCCGCGAGGGAGTCGCCGGCACCGCCCCCGCCCGCGTGGTCTTCGAGACCGCTGAGCGCACCAACCCCAGCGGCTCACTGCCCGACACCCCGGTGCAACTCAACTGCGCCCCCGGCGCGTGCACCCAGACGGGCCCGTCCTTCTGGACCCGGAAGCGGCTGTCCCGCGTCGTCGCCCAGAAGTGGAACGGCACCGCCTACACGGACGTCGACTCCTGGACGCTGCGCCACTCCTTCCCCAGCAACGGCGACGGCACCCCGCCCGCCCTCTGGCTGGACGGCGTCACCCACACCGGGCACGTCGGCGGCACGCTCGCCATGCCCGAGATCGTCTTCGACGGCGTACAGATGCCCAACCGGGTCAACGAGACCGAGGGCCCGCTGATGAACTGGTGGCGGATCAAGTCGATCCGCAATGAGTTCGGCGGCACCACCACCGTCACCTACTCGGACAAGGACTGCTCGGCCGGTAGCCTGCCCGCCTCTCCGGAGAGCAACACCCGCCGCTGCCTGCCCGCCGTCTACGAGAGGGATGGCCAACCGAAGCTGGAGTACTTCCACAAGTACGTGGTGAACAAGGTCGTTCAGAACGCCAACCTGCCCGGCGACCTCTCCACCCCCGCGGAGACCTCCTACGAGTACGTCGGCGCGCCCGCCTGGCACTACGACAGCGAGGACGGCCTCGTGCCCGCCTCGCGCAAGACCTGGTCGCAGTGGCGGGGCTACGGCAAGGTCCGCACGATCGGCGGCAACGCGGCCGAAGGCGCACGCTCGTTGACCGAGACCACGTACTTCCGCGGTATGGACGGCGACAAACTGCCGTCCGGCACACGATCGGTGACCGTCACCGACTCCGAGGGCACGGCCGTGGCGGACGCCGCCGCACTGGCCGGCGCCGTGCGCGAGAGGGTGACGTACAACGGGGTCGGCGGCAAGGAAGTCTTCGGCACCATCAACGACCGGTGGGTGTCCGCCCCGACGGCCACGCGAACGCAGAGCTGGGGGACGCAGGAGGCCCGCCTGAGCGGTGTGGCGAAGACGCGCACTCGCACCTCGGACGCAGCCGGCACGGTCGTGCGCCGTACGGGTACCGAGACCACCTACGACCCGGCCTACGGCAGCGTCCTGAAGCAGCTCGACCAGGGCGACCTCTCCACCACCGCCGACGACCGCTGCACCCGCACCGAATACGTGCGCAACGCCGGGATCTGGCTCGTCATGCTGCCCAGCCGTGTGGTCACGATGGCCGGCGCCTGCACTGACATGCCCGCCGGCGCGGACGTCCTCGCCGACACCCGCACGTACTACGACGACGCCACCACGCTCACCGCCTCGCCGACGACCGGCGACCCGACGCGCACCGAGACGCTGTCCGACTGGAACGGAAGCACGCCCGTCTACGTGACGACGGCGCGGACGGTCTTCGACGCGTTCGGCCGCCCGACCTCGGTCTCCGACGCGCTCGGCCGCACCACGACCACCGCGTACCTGACCGGCCCGACCCGAGTGAAGGTCACCAACCCGCTCGGGCACACCGTCACCGTCGAGAAGGACGCGCGCGGGGCGACCACCGCCGAGACCGACGCCAACGGCAAACGCACCGACGCTGAGAGCGACCCGCTCGGCCGCGTCCGCAAGGTGTGGCTGCCCGGCCGCACCAAGGGCACCGACGGACCCAACAGCGAGTTCCAATACGCGCTGAACAGCGGAAAGGCGAGCGTGATCACCACACGAACCCTCGCCCCCGACGGCAGCTACCGCACGTCGTACGCACTTGTCGACGGCCTGGCCCGCTCCCGGCAGACGCAGGCACCGACGCCCGCGGGCGGACGCACCATCGCCGACACCGTCTACGACTCGCGCGGCCAGGCCGTGAAGACCAACGCCGCGTACTTCAACAGCGCGCCGGCGGGGTCCGAACTGGTCGTCGCCGCCGACTCGGCGGTGCCCAGTCAGACCCGCGCCACCTACGACGGCGTCGGGCGCGTCACGGCCTCCGCGCTCTACAGCTCCGCCGTCAAGAAGTGGGAGACGCTGTCCGGTTATGACGGCTTCAAGGTCAGCGTGACCCCCCCGGCCGGCGGCACCGCGACCACGACGGTCCGCGACGCCCGGGGCCTGGTCACCGAACTCGACCAGTACCAGGCGCCGGCCCCCACCGGCCCGGCTGACATCACCCGCTACGTTTACGACCGCGCGGACCGTCTCACCTCGGTCACCACCCCCGCCGGACGTGTCTTCACCACCGAGTACGACGTGCGCGGCCGCAAGACCCGCACCACCGACCCGGACCGCGGCGCCATCACGTTCACCTACGACGACTCCGGACAGCTGCTGTCCAGCACGGATGCCGAGAACCGGTCCTTGCACTACGGCCACGACGACATGGGCCGTAAGAAGACCCTGCGGGAGGGCGCTCGGGACGGCACACTTCGCGCGAGCTGGCTCTACGACACTCTTGCACTCGGGCAGCTCACCTCCACGACCCGCCAGGTGGGCAGCGCCCAGTACGTCCTGAGCACCACCGGCTACGACGATGGATACCGCCCGACCGGCACCTCCGTCACCATCCCCGCCACCGAGGGCGCGCTCGCCGGGACGTACCCGGTGACGATGACCTACACGCCCACCGGCCAGGTCGCGACCTCCAGCCAGCCCGCCGTGGGCGGCCTGCCCGCTGAGAAGCTCTTCCACACCCACGACACCTTCGGCAACCCCCTGCGGCTGGAAGCCCAGGACGGCGCCGACACCGTCCGCACGACGTACGTCCGCAACGCCCTCTACACCCCGCTTGGCCAGACCGCCCAGATCAGCCTGGGCGCGCTGGGCCGCTCGGTGTGGCTGAGCAGTGAGTACGACCAGGCCAGCGGCCGCCTCACCCGGTCCGTCACCGACCGCGAGGTCACTGGCAAGACCCAGGGCGACGCGCGCTACACCTACGACCAGGCGGGCAACGTCACCGCCATCTCCGACCAGCCCGGCGCCACGACGGGCGTCCCCGCCGACCACCAGTGCTTCCGCAACGACTACTTGGCCCGGACCACCGAGGCGTGGACGCCCTCCACGGCGACGTGCGGCAACCCGGTGGCCCCGGCCGCCGGTGACCCGGTCAAGTACTGGGAGTCGTTCGTCTACGACAAGGCGGGCAACCGCACTGGCCACACACTGCGCCTCGGCTCTGGTACAACCGGCCAGGTCCTCGCCTACCCGGCAGCCGGCCAGCCGCGCCCCGACCTGCCCGGCTCGGTGACCACCACCAACCCCGACGGCACCCAGCGCACCGACACCTACGGCTACGACCAGACCGGCAGCAGCACCTCGCGTCCCGGGCAGCAGCTCACGTGGGACGCCGAGGGAAGGCTCGCCAAGGTCACGGCCGGAGCCGCCACGACGGAGTACGTCTATGACGCGGACGGCACCCGCCTGCTGCGCAAGGACCCGACCGGCACCACGCTCTACGCCGGCGGCATGGAACTGCGGCTCTCCGGCGGGACGGTGACTGGTACGCGCTATTACGGGCACGGCGACCGCATCATCGCGATGCGAACGGGCGGAGGTGCGCCGACCTGGCTGTCGTCCGACCACCACGGCACGTCCACCCTCGCGTTCGCCTCCGACACGCTCGCCGTCACCCGCCGTCGATCGCTCCCCTTCGGTGAGGAGCGCGGGCCCAAGGTCACCTGGCCGGACGACCACGGCTTCCTCGGCAAGTCCAGGGACGCATCCACGGGCCTCACCCACCTCGACGCCCGAGAATACGACGCCTCGCTGGGGCGGTTCGTGTCCGGTGACCCCGTCCTCAACACCAACGACCCGCAGCAGCTCAACGGTTACGCGTACTCCAGCAACAACCCGGCCACGCTGAGCGACCCGTCCGGCCTCGTCCCGCTCGACCCGGACACCGGCCGCCCGGTCAACGAGTCGCATCACGACGAGGATCAGATGGATTACAGCCGGGACTACATGAGGCCGCCGGTGGCGACCTGCACCCCGGGTGTCGGTCCGTACTGCTCGGGCCCCGTGGCACGGCCGGTACCCGCACCGGTGAAGAGGGAAGTCCAGAAGCCGTGGTGGCTGGGCGGTGGTGTCGGCTGCGACACCGCACCGCCGCCGCCGCAAATCAGCCAGATGTCCCCCGAGGATTCGAAGGCGTTCCGGGAAAAGTTGGCCAGAGAAGAGGCGGAGAGGAAGGCGCTGGAAGCACAGAAGAACGGCCTCAACCTCCAACTGTGCCTCGGTGCCGGAGTGCAGTCCTTCATCGCCAGAGGCGCTGAGGGCTGCATGGTGATGGGCACCGCCGGCGTTGTCTTCACCGTCGCCGGCAAGGTCGGGGTGGGTGGAGCACGCGTCGGAGCAGGCGGGTCTATCGGCCTGAACAATGCCGAGAGGCCCGAGGATCTCGGCGGCACCGACTACGGCGTCTCCGCCGGCGGCGGCTTTCTCGGCGAGGTCGAGGTCGGCGCGACCACGAACCTCGAGGGCGGCCGCGCGTTCACCGTTGGTGGCGGCGTGGGCGTCGGCGCGGGCGTGAGCGGAACCGTGTCAAAAACCATGTGGTACGTCCCTAAATGGCTGGGCGGTGATGGCAAATGGCACACGTGA
- a CDS encoding AfsR/SARP family transcriptional regulator has product MEFRLLGAVEVLDGDTGEALAVPRKRERLLLAVLLLEAGRSISDERLTDLLWDGEPPPGAPGALRSHVSRLRALLPPEIASLDRQGEGYLLRTEPRRVDAHRFQALVRRAGSTPDAADRSELLGSALRLWRGPALADAASDLARARLCAGLEELRLQALDQRIAADLALGRHRDLVAELTDLVAEHPVKESLAAHLMRALHLCGRQADALRVFETARRAVADELGLDPGPELRAAHAHVLRSDQGLGAANPSAVPAQPEAVPPGEAAQAADGPRASSGPCTLPYDVPDFTGRAAEFARLLSCVADEAPAALVVSTVDGMAGVGKTTLAVHAAHHLAARFPGGQLFLDLHAHTAGRGPLEPAAALAGLLRTIGVPPERIPHSPDDRAAVWRDELRDRRVLLVLDNAATAEQVRLLLPGTAGSLVLVTSRRRLADLPGAATLSLDVLPEAEAVALFARVAGPGRTDDGPAEVAEVVALCGHLPLAIRMAAARLRHRPLWTVADLAGRLRRSERLAELAVGDQRVAAAFALSYDQLDVVQRRLFRLLGVCPGSDVDVFTAAALAGIPVAEAERLLESLLDVHLLTQRLPGRYAFHDLVRDYARSFADGEGDGDSTREAVHRLLDYHLHTTALAREAFAPGRLATEPKLTHPPLDVPELSGVPAVIDWCCAERANLLSSVRIAAAHGLPAHAWQITFNLADYLRVGGHHDESVAAHTAAIDAARGAGDRGAESLTLLNLGVAHWGADEPGAALDCGERALALVRELGDRRREIVTLTRVALFRQRLGDYPAALSGVQQALAAVQEVESPREEGVALWLLGHIRYMLGDFAGAVEASAGSLAIDRRIGDRYGIPLALIGIGAAEGKLGRHDEGHRHLQEALAAARQLNDPAIEAKALVELAEINRTRGRTDDALVFLGQVFDLLSAVTRPEPAGLAHLVAGAVHLDRGEPARALDHHGKALEIAAAIDHRCNQAFALDGIGRALAALGRADEAAAHWRRALDLFTRMGLPEADTVRELLESPAPPGPAVPVTPAGQSG; this is encoded by the coding sequence GTGGAGTTTCGGCTACTGGGTGCCGTCGAAGTACTGGACGGCGATACGGGTGAGGCGCTGGCCGTCCCACGGAAACGTGAACGGCTCCTGCTGGCTGTGCTGTTGCTCGAAGCGGGGCGCAGCATCAGCGACGAGCGGCTGACGGACCTGCTGTGGGACGGTGAGCCTCCGCCGGGCGCGCCGGGCGCACTGCGCAGCCACGTCAGCAGGCTCCGCGCCCTGCTGCCACCGGAGATCGCCTCGCTCGACCGCCAGGGCGAGGGCTATCTGCTGCGGACCGAACCCCGGCGGGTGGACGCCCACCGCTTCCAGGCACTGGTGCGGCGGGCGGGTTCGACTCCGGACGCCGCCGACCGGTCGGAGCTGCTGGGCTCGGCACTACGGCTGTGGCGCGGCCCGGCGCTGGCCGACGCCGCCTCCGACCTGGCCCGGGCCCGGCTGTGCGCGGGGCTGGAGGAGCTGCGCCTGCAGGCGCTCGACCAGCGCATCGCGGCCGATCTCGCCCTCGGCCGGCACCGCGACCTCGTCGCGGAACTGACCGACCTCGTCGCGGAACACCCGGTGAAGGAGTCGCTCGCGGCCCACCTCATGCGCGCTCTCCACCTCTGCGGGCGGCAGGCGGACGCACTGCGGGTGTTCGAGACGGCGCGACGGGCCGTCGCCGATGAGCTCGGGCTCGATCCGGGACCGGAACTGCGGGCCGCCCACGCGCACGTCCTGCGCTCCGATCAGGGCCTGGGAGCCGCGAACCCGTCCGCAGTCCCGGCGCAGCCGGAAGCGGTGCCGCCGGGGGAGGCGGCGCAGGCCGCCGACGGTCCGCGGGCGTCGTCCGGACCGTGCACGCTCCCCTACGACGTGCCCGACTTCACCGGCCGGGCGGCGGAGTTCGCCCGGCTGCTGTCCTGCGTCGCCGACGAGGCGCCCGCCGCGCTGGTCGTCTCCACCGTGGACGGCATGGCGGGCGTCGGCAAGACGACGCTGGCCGTCCACGCGGCCCACCACCTCGCCGCCCGCTTCCCCGGCGGGCAGCTCTTCCTCGACCTGCACGCCCACACCGCGGGCCGCGGGCCGCTGGAGCCGGCGGCGGCGCTGGCGGGCCTGCTGCGCACGATCGGCGTGCCGCCCGAACGGATCCCGCACTCCCCCGACGACCGGGCGGCGGTCTGGCGGGACGAGTTGCGCGACCGCCGCGTCCTGTTGGTCCTGGACAACGCGGCCACCGCCGAGCAGGTGCGGCTGCTGCTGCCCGGTACCGCCGGGTCGCTCGTCCTGGTCACCAGCCGTCGCCGCCTCGCCGACCTGCCCGGCGCGGCCACGCTCTCCCTGGACGTGCTGCCCGAGGCCGAGGCCGTCGCGCTGTTCGCACGGGTGGCCGGTCCCGGCCGGACGGACGACGGGCCGGCCGAGGTGGCGGAGGTCGTCGCGCTGTGCGGCCATTTGCCGCTGGCCATCCGGATGGCCGCGGCCCGGCTGCGCCACCGTCCGCTGTGGACCGTCGCCGATCTGGCCGGGCGCCTGCGCAGGAGCGAGCGGCTGGCCGAACTCGCGGTCGGTGACCAGCGGGTGGCCGCGGCGTTCGCGCTCTCCTACGACCAGCTCGATGTCGTGCAGCGGCGGCTGTTCCGGCTACTGGGCGTCTGCCCCGGCTCGGACGTCGACGTCTTCACGGCGGCCGCGCTCGCCGGGATCCCCGTCGCCGAGGCCGAACGGCTGCTGGAGAGCCTGCTGGACGTCCACCTGCTCACGCAACGGCTGCCCGGGCGCTACGCCTTCCACGACCTGGTCCGCGACTACGCCCGCAGCTTCGCCGACGGTGAAGGTGACGGTGACAGCACGCGTGAGGCCGTCCACCGGCTCCTCGACTACCACCTGCACACCACCGCCCTGGCCCGGGAGGCCTTCGCCCCCGGCCGGCTCGCCACCGAGCCGAAGCTGACGCATCCGCCGCTGGACGTCCCCGAGTTGAGCGGGGTCCCGGCGGTCATCGACTGGTGCTGCGCCGAACGCGCCAACCTCCTCTCCTCGGTGCGGATCGCCGCCGCCCACGGCCTGCCCGCCCACGCCTGGCAGATCACCTTCAACCTGGCCGACTACCTGCGGGTCGGCGGCCACCACGACGAGTCCGTCGCCGCGCACACCGCGGCCATCGACGCCGCCCGCGGCGCCGGGGACCGCGGCGCCGAGTCGTTGACCCTGCTCAACCTCGGGGTGGCGCACTGGGGTGCGGACGAACCCGGGGCCGCCCTCGACTGCGGCGAGCGCGCGCTGGCCCTCGTACGGGAACTCGGCGACCGCCGCCGGGAGATCGTCACGCTGACGCGCGTGGCGCTGTTCCGTCAACGTCTCGGCGACTATCCGGCGGCCCTCTCCGGGGTGCAACAGGCGCTCGCCGCGGTGCAGGAGGTGGAATCGCCCCGGGAGGAGGGCGTCGCCCTCTGGCTGCTCGGTCACATCCGGTACATGCTGGGCGACTTCGCCGGGGCAGTCGAGGCGTCGGCCGGCTCGTTGGCGATCGACCGCCGGATCGGCGACCGGTACGGCATACCTCTTGCCCTCATCGGCATCGGCGCCGCCGAGGGGAAGCTCGGACGGCACGACGAAGGGCACCGGCACCTCCAGGAGGCCCTGGCGGCCGCCCGGCAGCTGAACGACCCGGCCATCGAGGCGAAGGCCTTGGTGGAACTGGCCGAAATCAACCGTACGCGCGGCCGCACCGACGACGCGCTCGTCTTCCTCGGCCAGGTCTTCGACCTCCTGAGCGCCGTCACCCGGCCCGAGCCGGCCGGCCTCGCCCACCTCGTCGCGGGCGCCGTGCACCTCGACCGCGGCGAACCGGCACGCGCACTCGACCACCACGGCAAGGCCCTGGAGATCGCCGCCGCCATCGACCACAGGTGCAACCAGGCGTTTGCACTGGACGGCATCGGGCGGGCGCTGGCCGCCCTGGGACGGGCGGACGAGGCCGCCGCGCACTGGCGCCGGGCCCTGGACCTCTTCACCCGCATGGGCCTGCCCGAGGCCGACACCGTCCGGGAACTGCTGGAATCGCCGGCGCCGCCCGGCCCGGCGGTGCCCGTGACCCCGGCGGGACAGTCCGGGTAA
- a CDS encoding PP2C family protein-serine/threonine phosphatase encodes MIESGRPRLHRRSGPGRLVRLSPVILTVVIASLAYTTPPEMAFSRLLPAAPALAAAMWPVLPTVLLGTVCLLLMIGLSLVFPDLGTWWTAAGIIAVTVAAAYGSHLRLQRERTLFQVRLVADAAQQVVLSPLPRRIGCIEIESLYLAAAAEARIGGDFYEVVDTPYGVRLLIGDVRGKGLPAVGAAAAIVNAFREAAYGETDMVDVARRLDASSTRYNSAFPPEGPMERFATALLVEIPHAGSRIDILNCGHPPPLLLHHGKLRVLESTDPSPLLSLAELIGDQYTVDTFDFAPNDLLLLYTDGIAETRARDGEFFPLAAWMRRQPPTAPRELLSALHHDLLRYSRGRLDDDIAALAVRLCEP; translated from the coding sequence ATGATCGAGTCCGGACGGCCGCGGCTCCATAGGCGCTCCGGCCCGGGAAGACTTGTGCGGCTGTCGCCGGTCATCCTGACCGTCGTCATCGCAAGCCTGGCCTACACCACTCCGCCGGAAATGGCCTTCAGCCGCCTTCTGCCCGCGGCGCCGGCCCTCGCCGCCGCCATGTGGCCGGTGCTCCCGACCGTCCTGCTCGGGACGGTCTGCCTCCTTCTGATGATCGGCCTCAGCCTCGTCTTCCCCGATCTGGGGACGTGGTGGACGGCCGCGGGGATCATCGCGGTCACCGTGGCCGCCGCGTACGGCAGCCATCTGCGGCTCCAGCGGGAGCGCACGCTCTTCCAGGTGCGGCTCGTCGCCGATGCAGCGCAGCAGGTGGTGCTGAGCCCTCTGCCGCGTCGCATCGGCTGCATCGAGATCGAGTCGCTGTACCTCGCGGCGGCGGCGGAGGCCCGCATCGGCGGGGATTTCTACGAGGTGGTCGACACGCCGTACGGGGTCAGGCTGCTCATCGGTGACGTGCGGGGCAAGGGCCTGCCGGCGGTGGGTGCGGCCGCGGCGATCGTCAACGCGTTCCGGGAGGCGGCCTACGGCGAGACCGACATGGTCGACGTCGCACGCAGGCTGGACGCCAGCAGCACCCGTTACAACTCCGCCTTTCCCCCCGAGGGGCCGATGGAACGTTTCGCCACGGCCCTTCTCGTCGAGATCCCGCACGCGGGCAGCCGTATCGACATCCTCAACTGCGGACACCCCCCGCCACTGCTCCTGCACCACGGGAAACTCCGTGTCCTCGAGTCGACCGATCCGTCTCCACTGCTCAGCCTCGCGGAGCTGATCGGCGATCAGTACACCGTCGACACCTTCGATTTCGCCCCCAACGACCTGCTGCTCCTCTATACCGATGGGATCGCCGAGACCCGCGCCCGCGACGGCGAATTCTTCCCGCTGGCGGCCTGGATGCGTCGACAGCCCCCGACAGCACCCCGCGAACTGCTCAGCGCTCTGCACCACGATCTCCTCCGCTACAGCAGAGGACGCCTTGACGACGACATCGCCGCCCTCGCCGTACGCCTGTGCGAGCCCTGA